The Erigeron canadensis isolate Cc75 chromosome 4, C_canadensis_v1, whole genome shotgun sequence genome window below encodes:
- the LOC122595584 gene encoding subtilisin-like protease SBT1.4, with amino-acid sequence MAPTPPCLPHLCFLVCILFVSISISHSVPTQPKTYIVHTDKSSKPTAFATHHSWYSSKVKSVNPLHQASDILYTYERSVNGFSVKLTRAQASQLRSQPGIISVIPDRRRSLHTTHTPTFLGLADTYGLWPNAEYGDDVIIGVLDTGIWPERPSFDDEGLSPVPTTWKGSCDVSSDFPASACNKKIIGAKAYFRGYYASSGDNIINSTSTFLSPRDTEGHGTHTASTAAGAVVKDAGFYNFARGEARGMAIRARIAAYKICWENGCYDSDILAAMDQAIEDGVHIISLSVGANGYAPQYYRDSIAIGAFGAMQHGILVSCSAGNSGPDAYTAVNIAPWIFTIGASTLDREFPADAILGDGRVYGGVSLYSGEGLEEKQYRLVYGADCGDRYCYSGKLNASLAAGKIVVCDRGGNARVDKGFAVKLAGGVGLIHTNLDENGEELLADAHVIPATMLGATAGDKVKEYVRSDPSPTATIVIRGTVIGKSPSAPRVASFSSRGPNYRTAEIIKPDVIGPGVNILAGWTGETSPTSLDTDSRRVEFNIISGTSMSCPHVSGLCALLRKAHPTWSPAAIKSALMTTAKYLDNIGENITDLATGEQSTPFVHGSGHVDPNRALNPGLVYDAGADDYVAFLCAIGYDSKKIATFVKDPVDCSVGKLSSPGDLNYPSFSVVFDSQKGGVVKYKRVVKNVGGEVNAAYKVSVSAPPGVDVVVSPSKLEFSEEKKEVEYEIMFTSSVGTKAAFGSIEWSDGTHHVRSPIAVQWSSSQWQTSM; translated from the coding sequence ATGGCACCAACACCACCGTGTCTCCCCCACCTATGTTTCCTTGTATGTATAttatttgtatctatatctatatctcactcagttccaacacagccaaaAACATACATCGTCCACACTGACAAATCCTCAAAACCAACAGCCTTTGCAACACATCATAGTTGGTACTCATCTAAGGTTAAATCAGTCAACCCGTTACACCAAGCGTCCGATATTTTATACACATACGAACGCTCGGTGAACGGGTTTTCTGTTAAGTTAACCCGAGCCCAAGCGTCACAGCTCCGTAGTCAACCCGGGATCATTTCAGTGATCCCGGATCGCAGGAGATCACTCCACACTACTCACACACCAACTTTTTTGGGCTTAGCCGATACTTATGGGCTATGGCCCAACGCAGAATACGGAGATGATGTTATTATAGGCGTTCTGGACACTGGGATCTGGCCCGAACGCCCGAGTTTTGATGATGAGGGACTTTCACCTGTTCCAACTACATGGAAAGGTAGTTGTGATGTTAGTTCCGATTTTCCCGCATCTGCTTGTAACAAAAAGATTATCGGTGCTAAGGCGTATTTTCGCGGTTATTATGCTAGTTCTGGTGACAATATTATTAATTCGACTAGCACCTTTTTATCTCCTAGAGATACGGAAGGTCATGGAACGCATACGGCGTCAACTGCGGCTGGTGCTGTGGTCAAAGATGCAGGGTTTTATAATTTTGCTAGAGGTGAAGCGAGAGGTATGGCTATAAGAGCTAGGATTGCGGCTTATAAGATATGTTGGGAAAACGGTTGTTACGATTCGGATATTCTAGCTGCAATGGATCAAGCAATCGAAGATGGTGTACATATTATATCTCTATCGGTTGGAGCCAACGGCTATGCTCCTCAGTATTATCGCGATTCGATTGCTATAGGTGCTTTTGGTGCTATGCAACACGGAATATTGGTTTCTTGCTCTGCAGGTAATTCTGGACCTGATGCATATACTGCTGTAAATATTGCTCCTTGGATTTTTACTATTGGTGCTTCTACTTTGGACCGGGAATTTCCGGCTGATGCGATTCTTGGTGATGGGAGAGTTTATGGCGGTGTGTCGCTTTACTCTGGGGAAGGACTTGAGGAAAAACAGTACCGGTTGGTTTATGGGGCGGATTGTGGGGATAGGTATTGTTATTCTGGAAAACTAAATGCCAGTTTAGCGGCTGGGAAAATTGTGGTTTGTGATCGTGGAGGGAATGCTAGGGTTGATAAAGGATTTGCGGTTAAGTTAGCTGGTGGTGTAGGGTTAATTCACACGAATTTAGACGAAAATGGTGAAGAGTTGCTCGCGGATGCTCACGTTATTCCCGCGACTATGCTTGGTGCTACGGCTGGAGATAAGGTGAAGGAGTATGTGAGATCTGATCCGTCGCCAACTGCGACTATTGTGATCAGAGGGACGGTGATTGGAAAATCACCGTCTGCACCACGTGTGGCGTCATTCTCTAGTCGTGGTCCGAATTATCGGACTGCAGAGATCATTAAACCGGATGTTATTGGTCCTGGGGTTAATATTTTAGCTGGTTGGACCGGTGAAACTAGCCCGACTTCATTGGATACGGATTCTAGACGGGTCGAGTTTAACATCATATCCGGGACTTCGATGTCGTGTCCTCATGTGAGTGGTTTGTGTGCTTTGTTACGTAAGGCTCACCCGACGTGGTCGCCTGCTGCAATAAAGTCGGCTTTGATGACCACGGCTAAGTATTTGGACAACATTGGGGAAAATATTACGGATCTTGCTACAGGCGAGCAATCCACACCATTTGTTCATGGGTCAGGGCATGTCGACCCGAACAGAGCCCTTAACCCGGGGTTAGTGTATGACGCCGGGGCTGATGATTACGTGGCATTCCTTTGTGCCATTGGATATGATTCCAAGAAAATAGCAACTTTTGTGAAGGATCCAGTGGATTGTAGTGTTGGTAAGTTGAGTAGTCCTGGTGATCTGAACTATCCATCTTTTTCGGTTGTGTTTGATTCCCAAAAAGGCGGAGTTGTGAAGTACAAGAGGGTAGTAAAAAATGTAGGCGGTGAGGTCAATGCGGCTTATAAGGTAAGTGTGAGTGCTCCTCCAGGAGTAGATGTGGTTGTATCGCCATCGAAGTTGGAGTTTAGTGAAGAGAAGAAAGAGGTTGAATACGAGATCATGTTTACTTCAAGCGTTGGTACAAAGGCTGCATTTGGTTCAATCGAGTGGAGCGATGGAACACACCATGTGAGAAGCCCGATCGCGG